A segment of the Solanum lycopersicum chromosome 9, SLM_r2.1 genome:
GACAAAGAATTGGAAAGGTGAAAATTATGCAGCTAATCAAGAAGCAAGACATAGTCCATGTGCTCTCATTGGAAAGTAGTAGCTACCGACATTGTTCATCTAGCATTATAAGTTCATCGCACCCATTAAGACAAGGATAATATAGCCTAAGCAAGTGAATACATTAGAGATAGTGTGGATAGGTGTATCAAAAATGGGAATAGATGCTCGGTGAATAAAGTACAACACTTAATGGgtaaaataaagtatttgtGCAAAACCTTCATCATTTCCCATTTTATGCGGTCTTTTTGTCTTGATTTGGGAAAATTGAATGAGAACTTTCATTTGCTAAAAACTAATGCATGAAATACATCTTTTTTAGACTATGCTGAACTTTATACACATCACTGACCTGCTTCTAACCAGTTAATAATAAGATAAAGGAAGTTAGCAATTAAAACCTGATCTGCGACAACTTGCACAAGTTCTAACTCATGTTCACGCCACTTTCTTAAGCCATTCATCGGGAGAACCAGAACCATAACCGCATAACTTCTAGTAGACAGTTCAGCCCAGTCATTAGTAAAATTTGAGAGGTGTAAAAGCGGTACACGAACAGCAACTACTTCTGGTGGAATATATCTACCAACAGTATTCCTCATCCTTGCCAAAGGATTTGTATGTGGAATTTGTATTGCTTCAGGGCTACTAAAAATTTCATTGATAATAGGAAGATTAATTGGCACAGTAGATCCCAGAGGTATTAGATTGTTTAAATTATGGGAAAGTTGCAAAGTCAGGCCTCCTTGGCATGGCATCCACAAAGCACATTCTGCCAGGTCTAAGGTCCTACCTAGCTCCACAAGAGTAGTCTTCAAGATTGTGTGTCTGTCGAGTGTGCTTCTTATCTCATGAGTCAGCATCCTGACATGTCTGCCAGTTTCTTCTTGTCTTATTATTAGGCCCATTTCCTTGTCAAGCTCTTCAGCTCGAGTTTTCAAGAACAACTCTCGCGTTTTAACACTTAGCAAATCAGGAATAATGTGAACAAGCATCAAAGCTGTGATACAGGACACGGCAGCTGTCAACATTTTTGATATGGTCATAACCACAGCGACCGTCTTAGAGTGCATAAAGAAGGTCCACAAGCTAATAAAGTGTGTTGCTCCACAGAGCacaataaaagcaccaaattgCATGAGGACCCATCTGTATGGGAAGCATGCAGATTTGTGGACAAAATAAATAAGCTCCAACGGAATGGAAAAGTAGGCTACAGCAATGAAGAAATCTGAGAGGTATTGGTATTTAACCAGCAGGTCACCAGTTGGCAGTAAAGCCTCAATGCAATCACAGGATTCCATTATCTCGTTTCGTCCCAAAGAATCTGAAAAAGACAGAATGAGGAATGGTTCTTCATAAATAGTAAAACTGACAATAAAGATACGACAAAAAGTGCATACACCATTGTCCACGACATCTTTGTCGTGCAGTGCACACATTTGTTTATCGCAGTTCGagggaaaaaataatgaatgaagAGACATTAATAAACGTTAGTGGACATACATTTGTTAGTTATTGCTTTTACGTTTATACAAGTGTTCCTGATCATTGCAACCAAAAAAACTGATCTGTGTCTTTAATATTACCACTAGTTAGCAGTTTAAGGAAAGAAATTAGAAGCTTCCTACGCTGTCACAGttattctaaaataatatttcctttgtttcATTTTACTTGACCCATGTTGATTAGGCACAACCCTTAAGAAAGCTTTTACAGGGGTGTATTTAAAACTAAACTTATTGATGACAGttgaaactttaaatttgaCTACTACTACAATTTGTGGTTATTTAATGCTTCCTCTAATTCATATTGAGCGAAATTTTTGGATTTGGCACACTCCTTAGGAAACACATTCAAGAACATAGTTCAAAGTCTACTTTCCATTATTGCCCTTTTGCTTATTCCCAAACTATTCTTAAAAGTAGAAAGAGTCATTACCTAAAAGGTTTAGTGATTTGATTATGATAATTACTCGTATAAGTTAAGGAAGCAATTTGAAATCCCGACGTAAAAATTTTACACTGCTTGACATCAAACTTTTGGTTTTGTATTGAAGCGATTGACATTAGTTTCATGATGAAAAGTTTGTACAATTGGAGCCAaacatttaaattgaaaatttcaGCACAATAATAAACCTCAAAATTCAACCAGAAAATTTCTACAGCATCAACAGAGTCTTCAACATCAAAGTAGTGAACTATTTTAGCAGTGTCTTCAACATCAAGATACATGAAATCTTAGCTCTCTTAATTCACTTTTCGATTTCAAATATagattgaaaaaatgaaaaatttaaagtggTATTCTCTCTAGTCCATATTAAGTGAAATTTTTGGGATTTTCTTCATAGTTCAGTATAAGTGAAACTATACAAAGTTCAAGATAATTGTTGAAacttttttctatatttgtCCTTTCCTTTAATGAGGTTCTTAGCTATATTTACATTTTCTAGGAGATAAATTGCACTACttacaaagttatatttatgattcAAAGTGAAATCGTAAATACAACTTTGTAAGTTGTGCAATTTATATCCTAGAAAATATAAAGTATAGCTAAGAACCTCATTAAAGAGAAGTGCAAATATGGAAagaagtttaaaaaattatgttgaactTTGAACAATTACCCCTAAAATTTCACTCAATATGGACTAGAGAGAGTTCTAAGGGTAGTAtagaaagaaaacaataaaattctctTGGTTTGCTAAAATGGactagtaaaaagaaaaattcatttCTAGAATAGGTGCCAAGTATaatgaaacggagggagtagcAATTTCTTGATCTTCCGACGGAAGGAATAGTTTACTTGAATTCACTGTCTACAATATCTAAGCTTTCATAGTAATACGGAAAGAATGAATAACAAGAAACCAAGTAGAGCATGGTTTTTCTCCAACTCCAAGCTATTTTTGGTGTTTGCCCTATTATAGGATTTCTCCAGAGGGAATGCTCCTACGTAATTATGGTACAATTTACATTCATTTCCATCGTTAAACATTTCAACTACCACGCCGAAAAGAAAAACAAGGCAAGAAAATACCTTTTTATCTCCTGAACTTACCAAAAGGTATACCTGCTTGTTTTCTGATGATTAATCTATTAGATGGCAACTCTGGGTTTTCAACCTCCATGAGGCTACAAGATTATGCATCTAAAAGGTTATGGATCCATGCCAATTCAAATTCACACTCAATTTCATTTCCTCTAAGTAATAGATAAGCACACATATCCTTCTCCCCAATCAAAATAGCAACTTGGAAGGAATTTATGCACTAATAGCAAAACCATGGTAGAATCAAATTCACTCTTTCTATTATCTGCAAATTGAAAAACCCTTGGACATCGAAAATAAAGCTACAATTTACAGTTCAAAATCAAATTCCAtttaacaaaagaagaaaaagaagttacACCATAGAGAAACATAAATAACAGATAATTTAGCTAGCATTTTGCCACAGATTTTTAAAATCTATCTTCATATAtgtatttgatcaaattttgaaaatctaatcttcaaatattttcaattttttggggTACTTATACTcacaaaacttcaatttttttacaaataaaatctaTACCTAAACACAACTTCAAATTCCATAAATCACAACtccaaaaactcaaatttttacgtttcaacttcaaaaatctaCAGCCAAACCGAAACTTAAATACTTCAGGCATAGCAACTAATTACCAAAAATTTTTAGCAACTTTCGAGTTTCCTTCCTTCCTTCCTTTAAGATGCTATTTCCTGCTGCGACACATACCTGTCTCGCagcaaatttttcatttttttacacGACCTAAAACATGAAAATCAGATCAGTATCAATTCAAGCGGAGAAAACAACgagaaactcaaaaaaaaagtacaaatcTGAGAAAGAGATTACTGTTTCGATGTGAAAAATGACGACGGAGAATGCGATCTCAGTATCTACTACTTCACTGAACTACTACTCCACGTAACTTCACTTTATCATTTTCACAATCTCCGTGAATTTGAACTGTCGTTTTGCTTGTGGCCATCGGATTTTCGTCGTGTTCTTCGATGATATACTGATTTGAATTTATGGAAATTTGGCGATTATCGAGAAAAGCTCCCCAACTAAAAGTGGAGGGAAGTaattaagaggaaaaaaaaaagccTTAAACTACTCACCGGAATCACGCTGCTACAGTGAAGAGCTTCATACATgtgttaacatttttttttagttggTGGTCATATTTATGATCACCGAGAATATTAGTAGCTcagttaattaatattattggaTTAATAAATTCTCCGAGGTAAAATGACTTTTTCTTTTAAcacgataaaaatattttaaacaatttaataaaatacaattgtagtattttatttttttatgaaaacttaAATCTAGTTAAAATTCATCTCTCATTTTATATGGAATTGATTTCAATTGTATTATATTGTCTTCAAtttcatcattaatattattttatctaattatattcacgattttctttaaatttcgaACATGTAGCATTTTCATCCAATTAATTTAAAGACTtttgatatctattttattgaTTAGAAAAATTACAACTTTAAAACACCAAATACATTTTCTAAGCTTACCTCATTTTCTCATTCCAAGCCCAAAGTTTTAAGAGGTATGGTTACTTACAACTCTATTGATTaatgttttaatttgaaaaaggaATATTAATTGATTGATTAAACTTACTATTTTTATCGGAATTTTAGTAGAAACTTATAGGGTTaccattttgaaattaaatgaaTGTAGAATTATATACGAATTAAGGATTAAACATTATCTTTTATGTAAACATTGATAAATAGAACACAAACCTATGGACTCAGCAAAAGCTAATAATCATGAATATCATGATCGATAACATATAATCGTAGtttataattgatatttatttcttaaaatttttatcacatAGTGTTTACTCGAAAGGTAaagaaatatgattaaaaatatacatactAACCATTATGTAAAAATATTCGAAAGGTCAGATAAATATTATAACAATCgcaaaatattatcataaaattctagaaaaataaacatctaatcaaattaattttaattgtcaTTTTTTCCTTAGTCATAGAATATTTATccatatataattcaaaatatcattATCCATGTTAATTTGTGGTTCAACAATAATGCCAATTCAACAACCATATGAGCcaattatattattgattttgtttaatCCTAGGGATGTCAAGTTTAATTGACAAGTCCTTCAATTAAATTTGATGGCTTTAAGTATTACAAAGAGTCTTACTAATATTTTGTGCTAAGCTTAAGTAAGTTCTTTGAATCTAGACTTTTTAGAAAGATTTGGAAGTTTGAAAGAATGTTTTGTATTAAGCTTGAAATATTGCTTACAACTTTATTCGGTGATTTAGAATTAGAGTGTCTCTGTTTATATTACTTTTTAGGAGTCTAAGTTTAAATAAAAGTTACTACACAAGTCCCTAAAATATTTACACTTTGATGCCTCTCTAGAATTCTCTACACATTCtaggatttttcaaaatttttctagaaaatatctaaaatattcTAGAGTCTTCCGAGGAAAGACTTAGAGAATTCTAGTGTCTTCCACTAACCTCCCCACGACTCTagattcttcttttttatttgttatttgaacATGAAGTGACGGAACATGACATAGTACCCTAACAAGATTAATTAAATTTGCTTTGATATTAAACCTATTTACTTATACTTTTAGATAcagtaatttaattaaaaataagaactaATCCCCCCTTTTAGCTAAACTTAATGAAATTCTATGTTAAATTCTTTATAACTCTATTATTGATGGATTGTCTTCCTAATGAAAATGTTAGAAGGTGATCAGGGACAAACCTAGAGTGTAGAGAGGGGTTAACTCAGCAAAAAATTATATGGATATAtaaaaggtattttttttaaaaaaataaaacataaagcTAATGGAGAtggaattcaaaattcaaattttgaagcattaaatttttattttcccaACTTCTTAATGAAAATACTAGTGAAAAAATATAGCTATTAAAGAATATAATCCAAGTTAAAAATCATgcttaaaaaatgttaatttgaGTCGGCATACGTAAGTGTCATCTAATTTGTTATTAATCGATTAATTTAGCCACGCGTCGCGttagaaatctttttttttcaattatttttttaggtaaaagttgagaaaataaaagtacaattataaaagaaaaaatgataaaaatttattgCTTAAGTTCACTTGTTATCCTTATCCcctattagttttaaaaatacttaaaatccCTTATTTTTAAGTCAACTGAGGTGGATACAAAAATTATTACAATAAATAAGACGGATATAAAAATGCGATAAAAAATGAGAAGGatataaaaatgtaataaaaaatgagactgatacaaaatgaaaaaaaaaaagcgaatacaaaaatatatcaaaaaattttgacagatataaaaattttgacagaaaatatataatatatccaCCATCTTTTTATTGTATCAGCCCTATTATATATCCCTATTTTTATAAACTTACAAGAAATAAATAGTCATTTGCCTTAGtaaaaaaggattaaaaataaaaatggtgtgcatcggctttttttttttcattagatagataatatttatattgaaatttaattatttaaatttatattttattaaaataatttataaaaaaaaagataatatttatattgaaattctattatttaaattaatattttactgaaactatttatagaaaaagcTTTCAATcgtaatatttttatatcaacTGTATCACATCTTTTGATAACACGTATATACAAGGTTGGCACTCGACAGGTTAGAAGCCTAATATTACATACATCTCCCCTTGCCTGGATTTGGAATTAATTGGAAttctttaattctttttttaggGGTTGAAGGGGGTCCATTTCCTTCCCCTTATtagactttattattattatttttatagaataaGGTAGAGACTAGACACTAATACCATTTGTTAAGTTTTTAAGAGAAAAaagtttgataattttttttatttttgctatttGAAGTTGATATGAAAGctctcgttataaaagtgacttatctatatttttattattatacaaatagTTCACATATACTTTCAACCGTTATAAAATGATTTACTTATATTCTTTATTTAATAGGagtgaaaaatttaattttaaatttatatatttaaccattaaaaaaaatatttagaggtATATATAACCCTTCTagcaaagttcaaggtatattttaatcctttttatacataaattactTTTTGACTTCTTTGATTGTCATtgtttgagtttcttattcttttttttttaattccttaatgtaagaaaaatatttaaaacagtTATTTTTGTGTCTATACtataatttaaaactatttttgcCTATATTATAATTGAGTTTTtgtatttggaaaaaaaattgatcgtctatgataaattttacaagaatattagtgaaacataagaCCATcaaaattagtcattgaaacaaaagaaaaagtcaaaaaaGTATATGTTTGAGGAGGATTAAGTATAcatatatgagattatattttgtttaaaaaaattattaaaaaattaaactaatatgaaaaatttcatTCCAGTTAGAGAAATGGGATTATATtttgtcataaaaaaattattaaaaaattaaactaatataaaaaatttcactccCGTTAGAGAAAAGGGTGTATGTGAGTCAGTTGTATAACAATATGGCATAGATGTGTTACTTTCATAATGATGATTATCAGTtctaaatgacaaaattgaaAGGTATATCAAATTCTTTCcccatttttaaattaattttcgtAGCCAATTTTAATCGCTTAACTTTTGATTGATTTTCGATTCTAATTTTATCCTAAATTTACTcgtatatgattttatatttttaattcatccaaATATGAGTATTGTGAAAAGAAAAcgtataaatattaaatagaagAAGTGTGAGAAATACTAAGTATAAAAAGAGATAgaaatagatttattttttgaaaaaaatatatattagacACATCATAATTCATCTGCAGCTTATCAAACATTTggattttcatcatttttactATACAACCATCCAATTACTTAAGTGGTGTGTTTTGTAGAGTCCGGAGTctaaagggtaaaaaatgttaacaaaaatttcaaaacggtatatgaaatttctttttaatcaaaagggcaaaatcgctcgcgaagtagcgattttgtccactgaaaaaagcaaaatcgctgctatagcagcgatttgttaaatttgcttttatttttttttttaaaaaattataacaaaatcgCTTCCTCGggagcgattttcaaaataaaaatcttttttttaatatttttttgatatgtcgctgcttaggcagcgacttgtgtataattttttttaattaatattttttgttttttttttataaaaaaagtttaaatcaattttttaaatcaaatagcTGTCAAAGCAATGAttcttaattcaattttttttaaaaaaataaataaataaatcgcTGCCATCTTTTTtagtgatttaatttttaaaaattaaaaaagaaataattaaaaattgcagcaatgtaattttaaaaaaatatttttttcatttaaacttttttaaataaaaaaagcaaaaaaaaaataaaaaattaaggtaATGTCGCTGCATAAGCAGCGACTTACTTAAAaaggtataaatttttttttgaaaatcgctCCCTCGGGAgcgattttgttttaattttatttttttaaaaaaaatcaaatttaataaaatcgctgctatagcagcgattttgtttttttcaatgGACAAAATCGCTACTTCGCGAGCAATTTTCCCTTTTGgtttaaaagaaatttcatataccgttttagaatttttgttaacattttttaccctttaggCTTCGGACTCGTGTTTTGGTCCATTATATAGgaaatatattgtattttttttttgaaatacattactaattttgtattattgttattatcttattattcaaaatatattttcatcataactttttaatcttgtatttttcaaatttaatttaaaaatattttttcttgagtCAGAGATCTATAGTAATAACTTCTATACTTCATAAAAATAAGAGTAAATACTCTTTATGTTATTGCCCTTAAATACGAAGTAACAAGCAAAAATTAGCAAGTTTGAACAACTAATAACTCTGGAGAAATCATGAATATCTTAAGTAAAGAATTAAAAGGGcatgtttgaaataattaaagattaaatatatttaatcatatattacaAGACTAAAATTAGAATTTGTTATACACGAAGggttcaaaaatattattcaccCTTTTTTTGGTCGCGGAATGGGTGTGGGGGAGTTGAGGGTTAAAAATGGAATTCCAATCACATatcaaaacataattataacacaaaaaataattacataaaaaacaatGTATGCCAAACAAAATGATCacaagaaataaattaaatcaactagatataaattataatgcAAGAGATGCATGAAGGAATTTGTCAAAACTATCAACGTTGCAATGAAATTGTTTTATCCTTGACTATTAGAGGTATTGAATTTGAGGATAGCGtaacgaaaaaaaaaaaatcttattaggAGAATCCTTTCGAAATAAGCTCTGCAGTAAACTCAAAGTTCCAAATACAAACATCAAACATTGAATATAGTGAGAAAaacataatcaatataaaaattcagttataaaatttattttctaatattttcaaaactttagagaaactattatttcaattttattttaccaaattttaaaaattaaaaaaatatttttctccgtgccaaaaataattatacaatgtAATGGGGTCCTTTATCCTAGGAAAGAGGAATCAATGAGAAAAGGGACAAGTGAGGTTCATTCACCTATCACCATCACATGAACTGATAGTGATTTCTCAAATGCAAAGAACCTGCCACCACCCTTCAGACTACATTTTCCACCCACAAAGTTGTTGTTAATGTCTCAACCCACCTGGTCAAAGGCACTAAAGTggtatatttcaaattttcactaaaataattcaaaataaaaaatctaattttattaatacaatataattttacgATGAAAAAATTGGATATTGGATGGAACCCTTGCGCCCTTAACTTCAACCCTGTCTGGCTGGGAAAAAGAAATGACACAGCTAAGCTCAAGTGAATTTCAACTTCCAACCTGTGTTACTAAACGGTAAGGTTTCCATTTCACAAAAGATAAATCTTCTCCTTTGTTATTCACGGCTCaactcataaaaaataattcagtTCATTATTTACTTGGATATTGCTCAGGGACTCATTACAAAAAATGGAGGCATTCTCACAGTCAAAAAACACTGTTAAATTAATAGGAATGAGAAAACCTCAAGAATTGTGTCAAATGTTTATTTCCCTCGTCGAATTTGATGGACAGAAGAAGCTAGCCATGGTCCTCTTACTCATTTCGAAGAACTAATGAATCAGATCAGTCAGTTGGACCAATCATTTTCTCAGGGACTACGAGTTGATCAAACTCTTCACTGGTGAGGACTGCTAGATTGAGAGCAGCTTCCTGCAGATTTCAGTATACGACATTGTTTAGCATCAAATGAGAGAGTTGATCCCATAAACATAATTGATGGATACCGTTACCTTCAAACTGGTTCCCTCCTTGTGCGCTTTCTTGGCAACTGCAGCAGCATTATCATAACCAATTTTCTGAAATTGACAGCAAGAAAATCCACAATCAGTCAAATTTCTTCAGTTTCACAAAACTTCTTGTCAGTTCAGCCACTAACTATGTAGGAAAAGAGTACTAGTAAAAATAGCTAGAAATAGCATGAACTCTAGATATGTTGATAGAATACTTACTGGGTTCAAGCATGTGACGAGCATGAGCGACTGCAAAGTAAGCAAGAAATGTGATCAATAAGATAAAGCTAATAATGTATTGTAGAAGAGGGCACTAAAGTTTGTAACTTTTTTAGATGCACACTGACCTCGTGCAACAGTTTAGCAATTCTGTCTCTGTTAGCTTGGATATCCCTCACACAATTCTTTTCAAAGGAAGCAGATGCATCGCCTAGCAATCTTACTGACTGGACATGACAAAAAGGAGAGGTATGTCAGTCTTGGTAAATAAAAAGCAGCAGCAGGTAACAAAGATCAACAGATTACATTTGTCGACCCAACCCAgcacaccccccccccccctcaaaaAAAGAGAGGGGTTCTTCAGACTCTATCATCATACATATGAAGAGTAGAGCTAAGTTTAAGAAAGGGGGTTCAAATGAATCCCCTTATACTGTTTAAATAGCGAAGAAATAGAATTTCTTTTTGGGTATATTAGCTTGTTGAGTTACATtgacaaaaaggaaaaatcacaGTGAAGTGACAAAGGGGGGCCCAAAAAGTTTTTTAGGTCATAGGTACACATCCCAAGTGTGacattcttgttttttttttaaatcccCTCCTGCAAATTCCTAGCTCCACCACCGCAGATATGGTCCAATTAAACCGTCAATGGTACTAAAACAATGACGAACACAAATGCCTTAATCCAAATGAAGAATAAAAAGGTTAAGAAACCACAAATTACTCAGAAGAGATGAAAAAAACTTGGACTTCATTCCACCCCACATGCTTCTCTCTTACTACAGcttaacttgaaaatgcacaCCATAATCTGATTTAGCATTAACAGAAAacgaaaataaaagagagagtacATGTAGGAGAGCATTAGCAATCATCGGCTTGAAGACATTCAGCTCAAAATGGCCATTTGATGCACCAACAGTAACAGCCACATGATTCCCCATAACCTGCCGTTCATGAAAGGTTCAAATGTTTAACTTGAAAACAAATAACTTGGGTAAATTACCCAACCATATAAATGTCCTCTCTTGGAACTCAACGTGCTATAACTCAAAGTCAAATTAAAGCTTCAAGACAATTTGATTACATCATCCATCGGACAGAAATGTTACCTGAGCACAGACCATGGTGAGAGCCTCACACTGAGTAGGATTTACCTTGCCCTGCAATGGAAGTCATTTATGGTAAGATTGAGAAGAAAGGGCTAAACATGACAAGAGTATGCATACATATTCTTTCAAACAGGTTTAAGGGAAATGAAGTTACAGGCATTATACTGCTTCCAGGTTCATTTTCAGGAAGACTGAGCTCGCCAAGACCGCAGCGGGGACCACTGAATAAGAAAGGATGTGAAttcaacaaatgaaaaaaatatgataaaatcgTATAACTGGTGGAACACACATCCTTCTAAGCTTTGAAATCCTCAAAAGATAGCAACCTACGGTGgaaataattaatacatatgAAAAGCATACCTTCCCAAGAAGCGTATATCATTCCCAATCTTCATAAGGGAAGCAGCCACGGTATTTAAGGCTCCACTAGTTTCAGCAAATGCATCATGAGCAGCCTGCATATGCCAGAATCCTTAAACACTAAATACTTGTCCTGATTCTCCTCGTATTCTATCAAAAGCAATGAGCAAGCAACCATAATCTTCAATTCACAAGCAATACACTCAAGGATCAAGATATTACCAATGCTTCAAACTTGTTTTCAGCTGTAACAAATGGCAAATTTGTTTCCTCTGCAACTGCTGCAGCAATTTTTATGTCAAACCTATGGAGAATCAACATAATATAACCACGATTCAAAACATATCGCATGGCTGAAATAGTACACATGAAAGGGTGAAACAGCAAGAGATTTTACAAACATAAATTCAAGGGATTAGGGATTGGGCAGCTACTATGTCCACTCTGCCTTCACACACCAATAATGGAGGATCAGGTTGCTCAAATTGACCATAACCCGACCTTAATGGAGCACTTACCCTTTCTTTGTATTCAATCCAGTGCCTACTGCTGTGCCCCCTTGTGCGAGCTGCTCAATGAAGCTGTTATCAGTTAAAACAGGGCAAAAAGAGGAACAAGGATATTAAAGGGTTATGAAATAACCTGATACATGCGTGGAAGGGTGCCTAAGACTCTATCGATTCCATATTTCACCTACAACGGCAAAGAACCCTTTAAGGACAAACACTTCTGCTCTACTTATAGTTACAACTTTAGCATTTGAAAATGCTGAATGTCAACAGTGCTTACTTGAGTTGCATAGCCACTAAATTCTTGTCCAAGAGTCAAAGGTGTTGCATCTTGTGTGTGGGTTCGCCCAATCTTGATAATGTCCTTGAATTCGACTGACTGGTAAAAGCAATTGGACAGTGAAGCGGCTAAATTAATCAAAGGAATTACTGGTGACATTACGGAAGTATGAAAACTGAGAAGATTTTGTGTGAGCATATTGTACTAGATGCTAAGGCAAGGAGcagattttgaattaaaatagcAAATGACTCCAAACATTGTATGACTACAGCTCAGACAATATTAGCATTGGCCTTGAAGATCAAATTA
Coding sequences within it:
- the LOC101265278 gene encoding fumarate hydratase 1, mitochondrial; amino-acid sequence: MAMLNAARRLSAGSALSDSLRYTSSSWRFFSTSFREERDTFGPILVPSDKLWGAQTQRSLQNFEIGGDRERMPEPIIRAFGIIKKCAAKVNMDYGLDQSIGKAIMQAAEEVAEGKLNDHFPLVVWQTGSGTQSNMNANEVIANRAAEILGYNRGDKHVHPNDHVNKSQSSNDTFPTVMHIAAAMELNKRLVPNLKQLHTSLNSKSVEFKDIIKIGRTHTQDATPLTLGQEFSGYATQVKYGIDRVLGTLPRMYQLAQGGTAVGTGLNTKKGFDIKIAAAVAEETNLPFVTAENKFEALAAHDAFAETSGALNTVAASLMKIGNDIRFLGSGPRCGLGELSLPENEPGSSIMPGKVNPTQCEALTMVCAQVMGNHVAVTVGASNGHFELNVFKPMIANALLHSVRLLGDASASFEKNCVRDIQANRDRIAKLLHESLMLVTCLNPKIGYDNAAAVAKKAHKEGTSLKEAALNLAVLTSEEFDQLVVPEKMIGPTD